The following coding sequences lie in one Arachis ipaensis cultivar K30076 chromosome B03, Araip1.1, whole genome shotgun sequence genomic window:
- the LOC107633872 gene encoding NDR1/HIN1-like protein 13, translating into MMTRGVNPPFQPNGEYQISRLPPPPSHSYRPQNRQHYAPPPSRPPSSSSKSSSCKACCCCMFLLVSFLSLVLLVILLALVLSIKPKKPQVDLIQVDVQYVSITSNDPATTATTATLSLAIRLLFAVVNPNRVGIRYGDSRFTVMYRGIPLARVLVPGFYQDPHCVKDVVTAVAVDRLNLLQADAAELISDAVINDRVEFRVLGNVAARIRVLRLFDSPRVQVSVDCVIVISPRKQSLSYKQCGIDALNV; encoded by the exons atgatGACAAGAGGAGTTAACCCACCATTTCAGCCAAACGGGGAGTACCAGATATCAAggctaccaccaccaccatcgcATTCCTACCGGCCTCAAAACCGCCAGCACTACGCCCCGCCGCCATCGCGGCCCCCCTCTTCGTCTTCGAAGTCGTCGTCGTGCAAGGCCTGCTGCTGCTGCATGTTCCTGCTGGTCTCCTTCTTGTCCCTCGTTCTCCTTGTAATCCTCTTGGCATTGGTTCTATCCATCAAACCCAAGAAGCCACAGGTGGACCTCATTCAAGTGGACGTACAGTACGTTTCCATCACCTCTAACGACCCCGCAACAACTGCAACTACTGCCACGCTGTCCCTCGCCATTCGGTTACTTTTCGCGGTGGTGAATCCCAACAGGGTTGGGATCAGGTACGGCGATTCCAGGTTCACAGTCATGTACCGCGGAATACCTTTAGCTAGGGTTCTGGTGCCTGGTTTCTACCAGGATCCGCACTGCGTGAAGGACGTCGTCACCGCCGTGGCCGTTGATCGTCTTAACTTGCTTCAGGCTGATGCCGCTGAGTTGATCAGTGACGCAGTCATCAATGACAGGGTCGAGTTTCGGGTTCTTGGTAACGTTGCTGCTAGGATTCGTGTCCTTCGTCTCTTTGATTCTCCTCGTGTTCAG GTCTCTGTGGATTGTGTTATAGTGATTAGTCCACGAAAGCAGTCTCTGAGTTACAAGCAGTGTGGAATCGATGCATTGAATGTTTAA
- the LOC107631589 gene encoding SEC1 family transport protein SLY1 — protein MSLNLRQKQTECIARMLNLNQPINASSTTANEEVYKILIYDRFCQNILSPLIHVKDLRKHGVTLYFLIDKDRNPVHDVPAVYFVQPTPNNINRILSDASRSLYHSFHLNFSTSIPRPLLENLASGTLASDSIQRISKVHDQYLEFITLEDNLFSLADKSCFVQLNDPSAGDREIEGIVEKVVNGLFCVLATLAIVPIIRCPRGGPAEMVASALDQRLRDHLLSKNNLFSEAGNFVSSFQRPVLCIFDRNFELAVAIQHDFRYRPLVHDVLGLRLNRLNVQGEKGGMRSYELDSSDPFWAANGSLEFPAVAEEIETQLNKYKKDVDEVNKRTGGTHGAEFDGTDLIGNTKHLMNAVNSLPELTERKQVIDKHTNIATTLLSEIKQRALNNYVKTENAMMRGTLEWKDLLGVLKGPGTKMDKLRFAILYLISSETINQSEVDTVEAALRESEVDTAAFQYVKKIKALNASFASANSASRSNIVDWAEKLYGQSISAVTAGVKNLLSGDKQLALARAVEALIEGRPNPEIDSYLIFDPRAPKSGSGTSSSHLKGPFKEAIVFMIGGGNYVEYCSLQELSQQQQPPKHIIYGATELLTGVDFVEQLTVLGQKMGLGNVASTSSAQ, from the exons ATGTCTCTCAATCTCCGCCAGAAGCAAACCG AATGCATCGCCAGGATGCTGAACCTGAACCAGCCTATAAACGCGTCATCGACGACGGCGAACGAGGAGGTTTACAAGATCCTGATCTACGACAGGTTCTGCCAGAACATCCTCTCTCCATTGATCCACGTCAAGGACCTCCGCAAGCACGGCGTCACCCTCTACTTCCTCATCGACAAGGACCGCAACCCCGTCCACGACGTCCCTGCCGTCTATTTCGTCCAACCAACTCCCAACAACATCAACCGCATCCTCTCCGACGCTTCCCGCTCCCTCTACCACTCCTTCCACCTCAACTTCTCAACCTCCATCCCCCGCCCCCTCCTCGAAAACCTCGCATCCGGCACCCTTGCCTCCGATTCCATCCAGCGGATCTCCAAGGTCCACGATCAGTACTTGGAATTCATCACTCTTGAGGACAATTTGTTTTCCTTGGCAGATAAGTCTTGTTTTGTTCAGCTTAATGATCCTTCTGCTGGGGACAGGGAGATTGAGGGGATTGTGGAGAAGGTTGTTAATGGGCTCTTCTGTGTTCTTGCCACTTTGGCTATTGTGCCAATTATTAGGTGCCCTAGGGGTGGACCAGCTGAGATGGTTGCATCTGCATTGGATCAGAGGCTAAGGGATCATTTGCTGTCCAAGAACAATTTGTTTAGTGAGGCTGGGAATTTTGTTAGCTCGTTTCAGAGGCCAGTGTTGTGTATCTTCGATAGGAACTTTGAGTTGGCGGTAGCAATTCAGCATGATTTTAGGTACCGGCCACTGGTTCATGATGTGCTTGGGTTGAGGTTGAATAGGTTGAATGTCCAGGGGGAGAAGGGTGGGATGAGGTCTTATGAGTTGGATAGTTCTGACCCCTTTTGGGCTGCAAATGGGTCGCTGGAGTTTCCAGCGGTTGCGGAGGAGATTGAGACTCAGCTGAATAAGTATAAGAAGGATGTGGATGAGGTGAACAAGAGGACTGGTGGGACACATGGTGCGGAGTTCGATGGGACAGACTTGATTGGTAACACAAAGCATTTGATGAACGCAGTGAACTCGCTGCCTGAGCTGACAGAAAGGAAGCAGGTTATTGATAAGCATACCAACATTGCCACCACATTGTTGAGTGAGATTAAACAGAGAGCGCTCAATAATTATGTGAAGACAGAGAATGCAATGATGAGAGGGACCCTTGAATGGAAAGACCTTCTTGGCGTGCTTAAGGGACCGGGCACCAAGATGGATAAGCTTCGTTTTGCCATCTTGTATCTTATTTCCTCTGAAACCATTAATCAATCAGAAGTGGACACTGTGGAGGCAGCACTAAGAGAGTCAGAGGTTGATACTGCTGCTTTTCAGTATGTGAAAAAGATCAAGGCATTAAACGCGTCCTTTGCATCGGCAAACTCTGCCAGCAGAAGTAACATTGTTGACTGGGCTGAGAAGCTCTATGGACAGTCAATTAGTGCAGTCACAGCTGGTGTTAAAAATCTGTTATCTGGTGACAAGCAGCTTGCATTGGCAAGGGCAGTTGAAGCCTTGATTGAAGGAAGGCCAAATCCCGAAATAGATTCATATCTTATATTTGATCCACGTGCTCCTAAGTCCGGTTCAGGAACAAGTAGCAGCCATTTGAAGGGGCCCTTTAAGGAAGCAATTGTATTCATGATCGGTGGAGGTAATTATGTTGAATATTGCAGTCTGCAAGAGCTTTCACAACAACAGCAACCTCCTAAGCACATTATATATGGGGCAACAGAACTCCTGACTGGAGTGGACTTCGTAGAGCAACTTACAGTGTTGGGACAAAAGATGGGTTTGGGTAACGTTGCTTCTACCTCCTCAGCCCAGTAG